A genomic segment from Spirochaetales bacterium encodes:
- a CDS encoding dockerin type I repeat-containing protein, whose translation MKRKKRCRVVEVYVFVCFLMISSAITSHTQTLGDVNNDGTVNIVDALAVAQYSVQMNPSPFYTQAADVDASGSITIVDALLVAQYYVGIINQFPGAQTNPPTPVPTQVVTTTTTTTTTSTGGSGGGEVTKSGSTWNATVNGSSVYTGNKMFDAVNACINGLGSGTVNIRSSGDSGPGTGDIYAIKPSNNITLDFHGNTVNCNGDEYIVCVQADNKSNIAVRNLVVTGNPRYGIWFRTCSGIDIHSITMNLSGGLGIRVDDSKGGWSRDLSADNINITGAGNHAFETYGVDGIEIGTVNATDVAYCGVLLNNSRNATVGTVNGIRCCPGGGYAAFRCANSNGPNIRVNRVYARGCGRGFFSVSGSTDCTIDSVDIADCTDIGIWIQDSTNTHVNGGTVSNNANGCWAITGDSSGSSVNVSCN comes from the coding sequence ATGAAAAGAAAAAAAAGATGCAGGGTGGTTGAGGTATATGTGTTTGTCTGTTTCCTGATGATATCGTCGGCCATAACTTCACATACACAGACACTCGGTGATGTGAACAATGACGGAACGGTCAATATTGTCGATGCGCTTGCCGTTGCGCAATATTCGGTACAGATGAATCCATCGCCCTTTTACACTCAGGCGGCGGATGTCGATGCAAGCGGGAGTATCACCATCGTCGACGCCCTTCTCGTGGCCCAGTATTATGTGGGAATCATCAATCAGTTCCCGGGGGCACAGACAAATCCCCCGACACCGGTCCCGACGCAGGTGGTAACGACCACCACCACTACAACGACGACGTCGACGGGCGGTAGCGGCGGCGGGGAGGTGACGAAAAGCGGAAGCACATGGAACGCGACGGTGAACGGGTCCAGTGTCTATACTGGGAACAAAATGTTCGATGCGGTCAATGCGTGCATTAACGGGCTCGGTTCTGGAACGGTGAATATAAGGAGTTCCGGGGATTCCGGGCCGGGAACCGGCGATATTTATGCGATAAAACCCTCAAACAATATAACGCTAGATTTTCACGGGAATACGGTAAACTGTAACGGGGACGAATATATCGTCTGTGTCCAGGCCGATAATAAAAGCAATATCGCGGTTCGCAACCTGGTCGTTACGGGCAACCCTCGTTACGGGATTTGGTTCCGGACATGCAGCGGTATCGATATTCATTCGATTACCATGAACCTGTCGGGTGGATTGGGTATTCGTGTGGATGACAGCAAGGGCGGGTGGTCGAGGGATTTGAGCGCCGACAATATCAACATCACGGGTGCGGGCAATCACGCTTTTGAGACCTACGGGGTCGACGGGATCGAGATCGGGACCGTGAACGCGACCGATGTCGCGTATTGCGGTGTGCTGTTGAACAATTCGAGAAACGCGACGGTCGGAACCGTGAACGGTATCAGGTGCTGTCCTGGCGGCGGGTATGCCGCGTTCAGGTGCGCGAACAGCAATGGACCGAACATCAGGGTGAACAGGGTATACGCGCGGGGATGCGGTCGAGGTTTTTTCAGTGTTTCCGGAAGTACCGATTGTACGATCGACAGCGTCGATATTGCCGATTGTACGGATATCGGTATATGGATACAGGATTCGACAAATACACATGTGAACGGCGGAACGGTCTCAAACAATGCCAACGGATGCTGGGCGATCACAGGAGACAGCTCGGGGAGTTCGGTGAATGTTTCCTGCAACTGA